The stretch of DNA taaatctacatttttcAAGAAACACTTTGTTATACTAACAGTGCTCTAGGGCAAAGTCATACATTTTGCACgatgaatttctttttctgtgaaggCAGACTCAGCATTCTTGGGGGGATTTGAAAACTGACGTGCAGCTGACCtactggtggcagaggcagggggagggccCTCACCACCGGTATACATAAACAAAAGCCCAGAGCTGGGAAGCCGCAGCTTGGACTCTGAGCTGAGGGCTGAACTCCACCTCCAGGCAGAATGAGGCTCAGCACAGCAGCCCTGCTTCTCCTGCTGGCCAGCTGCCTCTCTCCAGGCCACGGTGAGAACTTTCACTTATGATTTCACTAGCCTTTGAACAGAAGCGCTCCTCACCATTTCTTCTTCCATTAAAGCTGGGAAGGAAGTCTTACTAAAGTGGGGGAAATGCTCAGCTGCTTCTAGATTTTGAAGTGTGAGATTCCCAGGGatttaactctttaaaaatgGAAGCTTCCAAAGTGTGAAGATTTTTATTTGtagaaagaggagctactgggcAGTGAGTGTTCATGGGACTTATGGTTAGTGTGTGTGTTGCTAGGCTGTCAGCTCAGGCCCCTATAGGAAGACTTCTTTGAGTGGCTTCTCTTTGCTCTGCATCTTGATGATCCTTGGTCCAACATTCCCAGTACGGTTGCATGGGGTAAGGCCCTGACACTCTAAAGAACACGGAGGCCAACAGCTGACTTCAGCCTGAATGGGGCAGCTGTTTCTGTGTGAGTGGATAAATGCCTAACTGAAGTAGCGAGATGTGTAtacagaggaagggatggatgTGTGGGCAAAAAGAAACACCTCGGTTTACAGGACTTACACTTAGGATGTGGAAGTCCCTCCACCCCCATTTTCACTCTTCACATACTGTTTTCACCCTTCAAAGCTCGTCTTTCCCCTCTCCCATGAAGCTTTGCTGCTGATGTCAGTACAGCGTCTGTGTGTAATACTGCCTCAGTGGTGGTCTATTATTGTCCCCTTGTTCAGCCTACAAAACTGTTAAGCACTGTAAGAACTTGAGacttttatttatacaaaagatgtgataaatatattttgtttgtttgtttgtttgttttgttttgttttgggagatAAGGTCTCAGTAAGTGGCTTtgaacttataaaaaaaaatcatcctttgtCAGCCTCTCAAATGGTTGGATTACCCAgcaatgatttctttaaaaaacaaaaacaaaaaaaaaaaaacaccacaactTAGACTTCATGAAAAACCAATGAATTACCAATAAAATGTCTATAACTAGTAAGTATTGTGGTTGGATACAGTCTTGAATTTTTATTATTGGTTTTCATTTGGTAATAATTTATGACTAAGATCGAGAACCAAGATATTAAACATAAATGAAGAAGCATCCTCCATGTGTTTTCTCAGGTAGAGAGACGGGGAGGGTAGAGGGGTGTGCTAAGAGAAAGGATTCTATGTGTGAGAGAGATGCTTACAGTATCTGCAAATCTCTGGCAGGATCTGGTCCTCTGCTTTTGCGTTGGGAGTGGAGATCAGTTGATTTCACATCACATTAGTCGTAACATAGTTGTAAGTCCCTAAAGCATCAGTTCTCAAGTCACCTGAGTGCCAACACAATGCTGGTAGCACAGTTAAGGAACATTACGATTTTGAAAAGCTAAGTTTATTTCAATTAAGGTTTTGGTAGAAAAGATTTGAAAGCAcgcaaggaaaaacaaacaaaatatacaaacTAAAAGCATATGCAGCTAGAAGTGCTGGCTTGAAATGTTTGCTTCTTCAAATGCATGATATAATTGATAACTCAGTTCTATTTCTAAGTCATAGGCCCAATGGGTTGAAGCAGCTGATTCTGTGTTTACAGGTATCCTGGAGGCCCATTACACAAACCAGAAGTGTAGATGTCCCAGAACGAGCTTGGCCTTTATCCATCCAAACTCCATAGAGCGGATTCAAGTCACACCTCCTGGGAATGGCTGCCCAAGGACTGAAGTCGTGTaagttttgagaaaaaaaaaattacactctTGGAatgaaaatcaaatgaaatatGTTTGTAACTAGCAACCGTATGGTAGCGAGAATCTCAGAGACCAGCTTGATGTTGCTAAATATCTGAAATTAATCATGAAAAATTGGAATATTTAAGTACTTGTTTTTCAGCAGTCCAAAACTGTCACCCTTGCTCACTCGTTTTACTTCTCAAGCTGCTCCACTGTCTGTTGTGGTTACAGGGGCTGAAACTGGGCTTAAGGACGTGACCTCACTGAGGCTTCAGCAGGCTAACCTGCCTGCAGCACCCGTAGGCAGGGATGGAGTCAGAACGCCTTCCCTCCTACACAGCCTTTGAAGGAGGCTTGCACAGAGCCTCTTTCTCCGTGCTGGAACCTCACTTGCAGCAGCAGCTCTTCCCACAGTGACCCTttgccctcccttctccccccttcttttcttccccttcatTCATCTCTCTGGACAGTACTATGGAGAAGACCCAGGACCTCACAGATCCCAGACCAGCTTtaagccacactcccagccctcaAGAACTTTGGAGAGTTTGTTTCCTCAGGCTTGGGAGAGTTTGTAAGCAGCTACGTGTCTTTGTCTCGTTTTGAAACAGCAGCTTTGTAGCTGGGACCAGATGGATTTGACTTGCAAAGTAGAAATACGCGTTCtcaaaaaatacatgaaattctTTCACTGTGATGGCATTATACTTTTACCAATGTCTCCACCAATGAGAGTTCTAACTAAGCCACAGTTACTTCCCTTAAACTCCATAGTAAAGTCCTTAATGCCATGTCTGGAACTTTTTAACTACTCAGGTTATAACTCCTGGAAAGTGGTCACTAAAAGTGTGGGTTCTGGAGTCGGACAACCTTTAGAGTAATTCAAGGAATCCTGCTGCACTGCACATTTGTGGTACAGTCGTGCACGAGTTGTTTGAACCCTCTGAGCTTCATGCCCATCAGAAGGGGAGAAAATAATAGTTCTTCTAGAACAGGACTTCTGTGGGATGAGTTGAGGTGGCCGTGTGACTCACTGAGCTTCGTGTATGGCACACAGTGAGGACAACATTTGATAAACGTTGGCCGTTAGCTCTGAGGGTTGACTTTGTTCTCATTAATTTCTTAGATCAGGAAAAGTCTTGCCAACTGGTGGCTTGGAGAAATGTCACTGAGACCAATCAGCTTTGAAACTTCTTCCATGTCCAAAGATATtcgtattttttttctcagataaaACATTTCAAGACAACATTTTCTAGTCTGTTTTATTCTCCTGAGCTCAGTGGACAAGACATTTAAGTGATCCTGGGGTATAACTTTACAAGTGACCCTACTTTGGAGTCAGCGTTTTGGCTCCTCTCCAACTCATATAAAGATTATCGACAAGACAGTCTCTTATGACATATGGGCTTCTGTCAACTTGGACTCCACAAGCCTCACACCACAAACCGCTTATTCCAGATTCAAAACTTCTTGCTCAAATTTCATTCTTCTAGGAATAATTATTTTCACAATCAACTcccttcattatttaaaaaaaatacaggatgGACCAAAATGTACCACTGTTtcaattttagttttgtttatttctccCCAGGGTCTGGACGAAGGCTAAGAAAGTTCTATGTGTGAATCCTCTCGCCAGATGGGTACAAAAAGTGTTAAAACTTGTATGGAGGTGAGTTAAGCACCCCGAGAGCTTTCCTAACCAGCCAAGTTGGGGAATACTTTACAATTAGGAAAAGTTTGTAGGACAAATACTTGTTTTGCTGTTAGTGGAGGTTGGCTAGAACAGGGCTGACTCATTCCAGCTGTTGAGTAAGCTGTCATTCCAGCTGTTGAGTAAGCTGTCATTCCAGCTGTTGAGTAAGCTGAAGCAAGTGTGCACAACGGTGG from Peromyscus eremicus chromosome 10, PerEre_H2_v1, whole genome shotgun sequence encodes:
- the Cxcl13 gene encoding C-X-C motif chemokine 13, translated to MRLSTAALLLLLASCLSPGHGILEAHYTNQKCRCPRTSLAFIHPNSIERIQVTPPGNGCPRTEVVVWTKAKKVLCVNPLARWVQKVLKLVWSKNMFSTPPAPVSKRRTT